Part of the Schaalia odontolytica genome is shown below.
TGGCTTCTCGCCCGAAGCGCCGTCGTCGGCCCGTCGCCCGGTCACGCGGGCATCTGGCACAACATCGTCGGCAACGGCGGTTTTGCTCCCAACGGTATCCCCGGCATCGCGGTCGGCTTGCTCGCGGTCATCACCTCTTTCGGTGGCCTCGAGATCGTGACGATCGCGGCGGCCGAGGCCGAGGACCCCAGGGAGGCGATGACCAGCGCGATTCGTTCGGTCATCACCCGCATCCTCGTGTTCTACGTCGGCTCGGTGGTCCTGTTGATCGCCCTGCTTCCCTGGGACAGCGACGAGATGAAGACAAACGCCTTCGCGGCCGTCCTGTCTATGGCGGGCGTGCCGGCCGTGGGAACCATCATGAACGTCATCATCTTCATGGCCCTCATCTCGGCGTTCTCCGCGAACATCTACGCCTCCTCCCGCATGGCCTACTCCCTGTCCGCGCGCGACATGGGGTGGCGCTGGCTCCTGGGGGCCGAGGCCTCGCAGTCCGGCCGCCTGGGTCCCTCCGCCCAGGCCGTCCTGCGGGGAGACGAAGAGGGCCTGGGCGCGGAGATGGTCGGCGACATGGAGGCTGGACGCACGCCGACACGCGCGGTCGGGCTGGTGGTGGTCCTCGCGCTGCTCGCGGTCCTGGGCAACTGGTTCCTTCCCGGGGCGATCCTCACGATTCTCATCAACGCGATCGGCATGGTGCTGCTCATCGTGTGGACGTTCATCATCATTTCGCTCATGCGCCTGCACCCGTCGCTGGAGCGGTCCGGGAACCTGGCGATCCGTATGCCCGGCTGGCCGTGGTTGCCGTGGGTCGTCCTCTCGGGGCTCGGAGGTATCGGGGTCCTCATGCTCATGAGCGACGAGGGGCGCGCTCAGCTGGTGTCGATGGGTGCGCTGACGCTCATCATCGTGTGCGCGTACTTCGTCCGTCAGCTCGTGCGTGCGCGCTCGCGCTCCTAGCCGCCGTCCACAGGCTACCCGTCGGCGGACGCCAGATGCGGGCGCCCCGGCGCATCATGGGAGAGGCCGGGAACGAGGCGCAGTGCCGCGGCCCGACGTGAGGGAGGAGGAAGCCGCGTGAGTCGTCGACGTCGCTGGAGCGTGGGAGACGCGATGGGTGTGGTCATCATCGTTGCCGCCCTGGTGTGGGCGTTCGCGCCCGGTGTGGGATGGGATCTGCTGGGCCTGCGTTCGCGCCTGGGGTGGCCGCCGCAGCGCAGCGGCGAGGCCCTGTCCTCGCTCCCCGACGGCGAGGCGGCCCGCCAGCTGCGCGCTCTGACGGTGCGCGACCACGACGTGGAGAGCGAGACCCCCGACTACGATCGCGGCGAGTTCGGCCAGCGGTGGGCCGACACGGACCACAACGGGTGCGACACGCGCAACGACATTCTTGCCCGCGATCTCGCGCGCCCCACGTTCAAGGAAGGCACCCGAGGATGCGTGGTTCTCAGCGGCACGCTGGCCGAACCCTACACCGGCAAGACGATCGAGTTCCGCAGGGGGGAGAAGACCTCGTCCCTGGTCCAGATCGACCACGTGGTCGCCCTGGCGGACGCCTGGCGCTCGGGCGCGTGGCAGTGGGAGGTGGGGCGACGTCAGGAGTTCGCGAATGACCCGGACAACCTCCTGGCCGTTGACGGGGACGCCAACGAGGACAAGTCGGCCTCCGCGGCCGACCGGTGGCTGCCTCCCAACGCCGCTTTCCGGTGCGACTATGTCAAGCGTCAGATCTCGGTCAAGAGCAGATACGGGCTGAGCGTGACCCGCTCCGAGCAAGACGCGATGGCGCAGCAACTGTCAACCTGTCCAGGCTGAGCCCGCCCAGTTTTTCCGCGTGCCCCTGCGGCACCGGATGTGGAAAAGTGACCAACCGCAACCGGGTGATTTTCGGGCACACTCTCGCAGTGTGTCCATCGGTTGTGGGACTTTCCGCACGGGCGTGACTCGACCCGGAATTGGCGGTATTGTTCCCCTCAGCGAGGGGGATGACATGTACACGGCAATCAACTGGGCGTGGGACCTGGGGCTCTACGCGGGGCTCAGCGCGCTGACATGCGGCCTGTGGTGGCTGGTCGGCTTGTGTCAGGACCGAGGATACGTCGGCAGGTGCTCGAAGGACTGCGCCTCGGGGCCGTGCAGGTGCGCGCGCTGGACCTACCGCCGCGCCCAGCGGCTCCGCGCCCGAGGAGCGCGCGCTCGGTCCTCCTCCCGCCGCAGCGGCGCCGCTGACTCCTCCCGGCCCTCGCGCCTCACCGTGTCCGAATCCCTGCCCCTCATCTACCGGCGCTCCGAGCACGCGGGAGCCCTCCTGTCTCGCCCCGAACACCCCGACACCCCCGCGACCTCGGAGATTCCGCTGGTCGGCGCCCCGGCCTCGATGTGGCGCCTGCCGCGCGCCCTTCCCCTCGCCTGGTTCCTCTACCTGTCGGGGCTGGTCATCGTCACCCTCCTGCCCCTGCCCTCGGACCCCGCCGCCGCGTGCGCCGCCATCGTCCACTGGGACAACTACGTCCCCTTCGGTTCGCTGGCCGCGGTGGTCGAGCAGGCGCGCGAGGGCGAGGCGGCCAGGGCGGCCCTCTACGCGCTGTCGATCCTCCTCAACGTCGTGCTCTTCGTTCCCCTGGGTGCCCTCGCCGAGGCCACGTGGCGCATCCGACGCGCGTCGGCGCCCGTCCCCCCTCCCTCGGGTCGTGACGCTCGCGTGACCCCCCTTCGCCGCGTCCTCGTGTGGGTGGTCCTCGGGTGCGCCCTGTCGTGCCTGATCGAGGCGACCCAGTACACCGGTCTCTTCGGGCTGGTGCCCTGCACGTACCGCGTCGTCGACATTGACGACGTCATCATGAACACGCTCGGCGCCTACCTGGGCGTGCGGCTCCTGCCGCGCGTGGCGCGCAGGTCGTGGTTCATGCGCGCGTAGCCCTCCACGTGGCCGAGTTGGAGCGGCATCGCCGTGTCACCGCGATGCCGCTCTCGCGGCTCGTGCCCGTCTACAGCCAGCCGGCCGCCCGCGCCAGGGATGCCGCCTCGGCGCGGGTGCGCGCATCCATCTTCAGCATCGCCGAGGACACGTGATTGCGGACCGTCCCCTGGCTCAGGGTCAGCGCGTGGGCGATGTCGGCGATCGTGCCACCCCCCTCGACCTCGCGCAGCACGTCGGTCTCACGCGCGGTGAGCGGGGAGGCCCCCGCGGACAGCGCGTCGATCGCCAGGCTCTGGTCGATCGTGCGGCCACCGGCGGCGACCGTTCGCACGCCGTCCACGAGATCTTCAACCGGCGCATCCTTGACCATGAAACCGGAGGCTCCCGCCGCCAGCGCCCGCTGGAGGTAGCCCGGGCGCCCGAAGGTCGTGACCACGAGGACACGCACGCTCGGGAAGCGCGTGCGGATCGCCTCCGTCGCCGTGATTCCATCCATGCGCGGCATCTCGACATCGATGATGGCAACGTCCACGGACGGGCGGGTGCGCGGCGCGGTTTCCTCGACGGACAGGCGCGCCAGCTCGTCGAGGGCCTCGACGCCGTTGGCGGCCTGCGCGACGACCTCGATGTCGGTCTCGAGATCCAACAGGCCCGCCAGGGCGCCTCGAATCATGGCCTGGTCGTCGATCACCATGACGCGGATCGTCACATTGCCCTCCCGTCCGTACGCATCTCGGACATAAGGGTAGCGCAGGTGCCGCACCATGACCGGCAGCGGCGGACGGGCGACGCGCTCACCGGGGCTTGTTCGCCTCGGGAATCTCGTCAGGCGCGGCGGCCGCGTCGGCCTCGGGGAAGGACAGGGCGAGCGTCCACTCCTTGCCCTCGGGCCCCCACGACAGCTCGCCCTCGTCGCCGACCAGCTCGGCGAGGCCGTGGAGGCCCGACCCCGATCCGGCGGTGGACGCCGCGTAGTCGGGGGAGTAGCCGTCGCTGACGACCCGCACGCCCGCAGGGGAAAGCGTGATGCTCACGCGCGTGGGCTTGGAGTGCAGGAGCGCGTTGGTGACCCCCTCGCGAATCACGTGTGCGGCGGCGCTGGAGCGCGGACCCGAGGGCGGTTCGCCCGAGTCGACGATGTCGGCGTCAATGCGCGCGATCTCGAGCAGCGAGCGGGCCTCGGCGAGCTCCTCCGCGGGGGAGAGCGCGCGAGTGGCCGCGACGATCCGGCGGACGTCGGCCAGGGCCTCCTGCGACTGGGCTGTGATCGCCTGGATCTGCTGGCGTGCCTCCGCGGTGCGTCCCGCGTCCAGGAGGCGGCCCGCCAGCTCCGAGAGCATCGAGATCCCCGTGAGCGAGTGCCCGAGGATGTCGTGCAGGTCCGTGCTCAGGCGCGCTCTCTCGCCGACCTTCGCGCGCTGGATCGCCTCCTGGCGGCGCAGTCGCTCGCGCACCGAACGCTCCATGCCTGCGCGTGCCCCGCCGACGAGGACCCCCAGCAGGGCCAGGTACGCGAGCATCCACAGCGGGGTTCCTTCCGCGA
Proteins encoded:
- a CDS encoding amino acid permease, whose amino-acid sequence is MMALGLAIGAGFFLGTGSAIHQAGPAVIVSYLLAAAIVVSVMLALAELASSLPTTGSFSSYAEAGIGRWAGFTIGWLYWVMLIMVTGIEVTGAATIFVDWFPAVPQWVVALVIVVVIGGINLLSAGQYGEIEAWLSMVKIAAIVAFLCVGVWLLARSAVVGPSPGHAGIWHNIVGNGGFAPNGIPGIAVGLLAVITSFGGLEIVTIAAAEAEDPREAMTSAIRSVITRILVFYVGSVVLLIALLPWDSDEMKTNAFAAVLSMAGVPAVGTIMNVIIFMALISAFSANIYASSRMAYSLSARDMGWRWLLGAEASQSGRLGPSAQAVLRGDEEGLGAEMVGDMEAGRTPTRAVGLVVVLALLAVLGNWFLPGAILTILINAIGMVLLIVWTFIIISLMRLHPSLERSGNLAIRMPGWPWLPWVVLSGLGGIGVLMLMSDEGRAQLVSMGALTLIIVCAYFVRQLVRARSRS
- a CDS encoding HNH endonuclease family protein; this translates as MSRRRRWSVGDAMGVVIIVAALVWAFAPGVGWDLLGLRSRLGWPPQRSGEALSSLPDGEAARQLRALTVRDHDVESETPDYDRGEFGQRWADTDHNGCDTRNDILARDLARPTFKEGTRGCVVLSGTLAEPYTGKTIEFRRGEKTSSLVQIDHVVALADAWRSGAWQWEVGRRQEFANDPDNLLAVDGDANEDKSASAADRWLPPNAAFRCDYVKRQISVKSRYGLSVTRSEQDAMAQQLSTCPG
- a CDS encoding VanZ family protein — protein: MYTAINWAWDLGLYAGLSALTCGLWWLVGLCQDRGYVGRCSKDCASGPCRCARWTYRRAQRLRARGARARSSSRRSGAADSSRPSRLTVSESLPLIYRRSEHAGALLSRPEHPDTPATSEIPLVGAPASMWRLPRALPLAWFLYLSGLVIVTLLPLPSDPAAACAAIVHWDNYVPFGSLAAVVEQAREGEAARAALYALSILLNVVLFVPLGALAEATWRIRRASAPVPPPSGRDARVTPLRRVLVWVVLGCALSCLIEATQYTGLFGLVPCTYRVVDIDDVIMNTLGAYLGVRLLPRVARRSWFMRA
- a CDS encoding response regulator transcription factor, with translation MTIRVMVIDDQAMIRGALAGLLDLETDIEVVAQAANGVEALDELARLSVEETAPRTRPSVDVAIIDVEMPRMDGITATEAIRTRFPSVRVLVVTTFGRPGYLQRALAAGASGFMVKDAPVEDLVDGVRTVAAGGRTIDQSLAIDALSAGASPLTARETDVLREVEGGGTIADIAHALTLSQGTVRNHVSSAMLKMDARTRAEAASLARAAGWL
- a CDS encoding sensor histidine kinase, which codes for MKERLISLAWAAPWMLFMGFPISSALDMPNRLEGAGVIGACLLLAVANAATWLTNPPPGRNSFTRPFVISHACLAAVSVIYALYAWRIGLPYAYMMFSYLLVAWIFQAPLRYLLPGIVPIGVLAAVTALAEGTPLWMLAYLALLGVLVGGARAGMERSVRERLRRQEAIQRAKVGERARLSTDLHDILGHSLTGISMLSELAGRLLDAGRTAEARQQIQAITAQSQEALADVRRIVAATRALSPAEELAEARSLLEIARIDADIVDSGEPPSGPRSSAAAHVIREGVTNALLHSKPTRVSITLSPAGVRVVSDGYSPDYAASTAGSGSGLHGLAELVGDEGELSWGPEGKEWTLALSFPEADAAAAPDEIPEANKPR